In Kordiimonas sp. SCSIO 12610, the following are encoded in one genomic region:
- the flgG gene encoding flagellar basal-body rod protein FlgG → MRALSSAATGMLAQQLNVDTISNNIANLNTTGFKRQRAEFQDLLYENIERAGSNSSDAGTTLPSGIQVGVGVRAAGIYRIDEQGSLENTGNTFDIAINGNGFFRIQLPDGQDAYTRAGSFQIDQNGQLVTPQGFIVQPQITIPQEARDISVNEQGEVSFSLAGQVQPSVAGQLDLAIFPNSVGLEAIGGNLLLETQASGAANIATPGTQGFGTVLQGFLERSNVNAVSEITALISAQRAYELNSQVIQTADEMLSTAGQLR, encoded by the coding sequence ATGAGAGCACTTAGTTCCGCAGCAACAGGTATGCTGGCACAGCAGCTTAATGTTGATACAATCTCAAACAATATTGCCAACCTCAACACAACTGGCTTCAAGCGCCAACGTGCTGAATTTCAGGATCTGCTCTATGAAAACATTGAGCGCGCAGGCTCTAACTCATCGGACGCTGGTACAACATTGCCTAGCGGTATTCAGGTTGGTGTCGGTGTTCGTGCGGCAGGCATATATCGTATTGATGAGCAAGGTAGCTTAGAGAACACAGGTAATACATTCGACATAGCGATTAACGGAAACGGGTTTTTCCGTATCCAGTTACCTGACGGTCAGGATGCCTATACACGCGCAGGATCATTTCAGATTGACCAAAACGGACAGTTAGTGACACCGCAGGGTTTTATCGTCCAGCCACAGATTACGATCCCACAGGAAGCACGCGACATCTCAGTTAATGAGCAAGGCGAGGTTTCTTTCAGCCTGGCTGGGCAGGTTCAGCCTTCGGTCGCTGGTCAGCTTGACCTTGCAATCTTCCCGAACAGTGTTGGTCTGGAAGCGATCGGTGGAAACTTGCTGCTTGAAACTCAGGCATCAGGTGCTGCAAACATTGCAACACCAGGAACACAGGGTTTTGGAACCGTTCTACAAGGATTTCTGGAGCGCTCAAACGTGAATGCAGTTAGTGAGATTACAGCCCTTATATCTGCACAGCGCGCATACGAGCTGAACTCACAAGTCATTCAGACCGCTGACGAAATGCTCAGCACAGCCGGCCAGCTTCGTTAA
- the flgA gene encoding flagellar basal body P-ring formation chaperone FlgA, with protein MLANDLISNLSVTDDMVRLSDLFTDTGAKGEEIVLKAPAPGKSMQISSYQLEKIATKYSLDWEKPEYLKRVKLTREGTAVKIGDIQQIIKDQLDAEGISDDVAVKIFGHRKGVYLPVTADIYDIEITEMEVSDRQDRFSATLNLPIGNDESKTLRITGSIDQIEAIPVFARTIKPGEVISEDDITWQDVSIKRISNRTISSANALIGQTVKRPIKAGKILVASDVQTPVAIAKGEQLTLIYKVGSMQLTAGARALENGGVGDIINVMNLQSRQSVEAKITSPGLATVSTHNVLTLASR; from the coding sequence GTGTTAGCAAACGATCTAATCTCGAACCTGAGCGTAACCGACGACATGGTAAGATTAAGTGATCTTTTCACGGACACAGGAGCGAAAGGCGAAGAAATTGTTCTAAAAGCTCCTGCCCCCGGTAAAAGCATGCAAATATCCAGTTATCAACTGGAGAAAATTGCCACCAAATATAGCCTCGACTGGGAAAAACCTGAGTATCTCAAGCGCGTAAAATTAACCAGAGAAGGAACCGCGGTAAAAATCGGTGACATTCAACAGATTATAAAAGATCAATTGGACGCAGAAGGTATATCGGATGATGTTGCGGTTAAGATTTTTGGTCACAGAAAAGGTGTTTACCTGCCTGTAACAGCGGACATTTATGATATTGAAATCACCGAAATGGAAGTTTCAGACCGGCAGGACCGTTTTTCGGCAACCCTAAACCTTCCCATTGGTAATGACGAGAGTAAAACACTCCGCATTACAGGTTCAATCGACCAAATTGAAGCGATCCCCGTGTTCGCCAGAACCATCAAGCCCGGTGAAGTTATCAGCGAAGACGATATCACATGGCAGGACGTTTCCATTAAGCGGATCAGTAACCGCACAATCAGCAGTGCAAACGCCCTTATTGGTCAAACGGTGAAACGCCCCATTAAGGCCGGAAAGATATTGGTTGCATCAGATGTTCAAACCCCTGTGGCCATTGCCAAAGGCGAGCAGCTTACGCTGATTTACAAAGTCGGGTCTATGCAACTGACGGCTGGAGCACGCGCCCTTGAAAACGGCGGCGTGGGCGACATCATTAATGTGATGAACCTGCAATCCCGGCAATCAGTGGAGGCCAAGATTACCTCACCTGGCCTTGCGACTGTATCAACACACAATGTTTTAACCCTCGCGTCCCGCTAG
- the flgH gene encoding flagellar basal body L-ring protein FlgH yields MKRSYEKQLKLLSSVALVSLLSACGSLDRIKDIGKEPDLTPITEVKAPVRQRSISVPLPQNAPQKHEANSLWRTGARAFFKDQRASNVGDLLTVQIDIQDQAQIGNTTAKSRTTAEDSGIENFLGIPQGIDNLIGSGAAAGSTRAAIAQGFDPANLVGIDSTNSYNGTGTVNRSETISLTAAVMVTEVLPNGNLVIQGRQEVRVNFEKRELLIAGIIRPADISSSNVIQHTQIAEARISYGGKGQLTDVQQPRYGTQLYDIIFPF; encoded by the coding sequence ATGAAACGATCTTATGAAAAGCAATTGAAGCTATTGAGCTCTGTCGCGCTGGTTTCACTTCTAAGCGCATGTGGTAGCCTGGATCGAATAAAGGATATTGGGAAAGAACCTGATTTGACGCCAATTACCGAGGTAAAGGCGCCAGTGCGTCAACGCTCAATCAGCGTTCCTCTACCACAAAACGCTCCCCAGAAACACGAAGCCAATTCCCTATGGCGAACTGGCGCAAGGGCCTTTTTTAAAGACCAGCGTGCGTCAAACGTTGGGGACTTGCTGACAGTACAAATTGACATCCAGGATCAGGCACAAATTGGTAACACGACTGCAAAAAGTCGAACGACTGCGGAAGATTCTGGTATCGAGAACTTTCTTGGTATTCCTCAAGGGATTGATAATTTGATTGGTAGCGGTGCTGCAGCGGGTTCAACACGCGCCGCAATTGCCCAAGGATTTGATCCTGCTAACCTTGTAGGTATCGATTCAACCAATAGCTATAATGGTACAGGAACCGTTAACCGCAGTGAAACCATCAGCTTAACAGCAGCCGTGATGGTTACAGAAGTTTTACCGAATGGCAATTTAGTCATTCAAGGCCGTCAAGAAGTGCGCGTGAATTTTGAAAAACGTGAGCTACTGATTGCCGGCATAATTCGCCCAGCCGATATATCCAGTTCCAATGTGATCCAACATACTCAGATCGCAGAGGCACGGATTTCGTACGGCGGCAAAGGGCAACTCACCGACGTACAGCAACCACGTTATGGAACACAGCTGTATGATATTATTTTCCCATTTTAA
- the dksA gene encoding RNA polymerase-binding protein DksA produces MTQENTAVELPEGYMPSPDEEFMNANQLEYFRRKLEDWKDDILRESAETLQNLQEDNLREPDIADRASSETDWSVELRTRDRQRKLVSKIDSALRRIEEGEYGYCEVSGDPISLRRLDARPIATMTIEAQEAHERAEKVHRDE; encoded by the coding sequence ATGACGCAAGAGAATACCGCTGTTGAGCTTCCTGAAGGTTACATGCCTTCCCCGGATGAAGAGTTTATGAATGCCAATCAATTAGAGTATTTCCGCAGGAAATTAGAAGATTGGAAAGATGATATCCTCCGTGAGTCAGCGGAGACATTACAAAACTTACAAGAAGATAATTTACGCGAGCCTGATATTGCTGACCGTGCTTCTTCTGAGACTGATTGGTCCGTAGAGCTTAGAACCCGCGATCGTCAAAGAAAGTTGGTTTCTAAAATTGACTCTGCGCTTCGCCGGATCGAAGAGGGCGAGTATGGTTACTGCGAAGTCTCTGGTGATCCTATCAGCCTAAGACGCTTGGATGCGCGGCCAATCGCAACAATGACGATTGAAGCTCAGGAGGCTCATGAGCGCGCGGAAAAAGTCCACCGTGACGAATAA
- a CDS encoding flagellar assembly protein FliX, which produces MKITGSGRVTSKTIKKTGAKQASDGAAFSSALSGPQDTGQASNVGGPSPLATVDALLSLQEAPDSVSGGRSKGLNRANEMLDLLEEVRKGLLLGAIPVANLRSLASLARNQKATQGDQQLNEILEEIELRAEVELAKLGM; this is translated from the coding sequence ATGAAAATTACAGGCTCGGGGCGGGTAACGTCCAAAACAATTAAAAAAACAGGTGCGAAGCAGGCCAGTGATGGTGCAGCTTTTTCAAGTGCGCTCTCAGGGCCTCAGGATACAGGGCAGGCGAGCAATGTTGGCGGCCCAAGCCCACTTGCTACTGTTGATGCATTACTATCACTTCAGGAAGCACCTGATTCTGTGTCAGGTGGTCGATCAAAAGGACTGAATAGAGCAAATGAAATGCTCGATCTTCTGGAAGAGGTGCGCAAAGGATTGCTTTTGGGTGCAATACCAGTGGCAAATCTTCGCTCACTTGCCAGCTTGGCACGAAATCAAAAAGCTACTCAGGGCGATCAGCAACTCAATGAAATACTTGAGGAAATCGAATTGCGCGCAGAGGTTGAGCTTGCCAAATTGGGTATGTAA
- a CDS encoding flagellar basal body P-ring protein FlgI, translating into MKTLKQDKIVTQNVSMFIIALIVAVVFALLTPSSLLASSRIKDITSVEGVRENQLVGYGLVVGLNGTGDTFQNVPHTEQSLVAMLERFGTNINGEQLRPENVATVIVTADLPAFARPGTRIDVSVSSIGDADDLRGGTLVVTPLQGANGEVYAVAQGTVAVAGFNVQGAAAQIVQGVPTSGRIANGAIIENEVNFELANLSSVKLSLHNPDFTTAKRIAAAINQHLGSTLSIALDPSTVRISRPVGYKLPMFNLLQEIELLEVEPDQRARVLIDERTGIIVMGNQVRINPVAIAQGNLVINIQEGAQVSQPNALAEGDTVAVPQTDISIEEVGTELRLLPDAVTLRELVDGLNALGVSPRDMISILQAIKAAGAMQAEIEVI; encoded by the coding sequence ATGAAAACACTCAAGCAAGACAAGATTGTCACGCAGAATGTTAGCATGTTTATTATCGCGCTTATTGTAGCCGTCGTTTTTGCCCTTTTGACACCCTCCAGCTTACTTGCATCATCACGCATCAAAGACATTACATCTGTCGAAGGCGTAAGAGAGAACCAACTGGTCGGTTACGGATTAGTCGTTGGCCTAAACGGCACAGGAGATACTTTCCAGAACGTCCCCCATACTGAGCAAAGCCTTGTTGCTATGCTTGAGCGTTTCGGCACTAACATTAACGGCGAACAACTAAGGCCTGAAAATGTTGCAACCGTGATTGTAACTGCTGATTTACCAGCCTTTGCACGCCCAGGAACACGCATTGATGTCTCTGTTAGTTCAATTGGTGATGCGGATGACCTTAGGGGTGGTACCCTTGTTGTGACACCGCTACAAGGTGCGAACGGCGAAGTTTATGCGGTAGCTCAGGGAACTGTTGCAGTTGCAGGATTTAACGTCCAAGGCGCAGCAGCACAGATTGTTCAAGGCGTTCCAACCAGTGGCCGCATTGCAAACGGCGCGATCATTGAAAATGAAGTAAATTTTGAACTCGCGAACCTATCATCCGTAAAACTATCGCTGCACAATCCTGATTTCACAACAGCCAAAAGAATTGCTGCTGCCATCAACCAGCACCTTGGCAGCACGCTTTCAATTGCCCTTGACCCATCAACAGTAAGAATTAGCCGACCTGTTGGCTATAAATTACCGATGTTTAATCTTTTACAGGAAATTGAGCTTTTGGAAGTTGAACCCGACCAACGAGCACGCGTTTTAATTGATGAGCGCACAGGCATCATCGTTATGGGCAATCAGGTACGGATCAACCCCGTTGCGATCGCACAAGGTAACCTGGTAATTAATATTCAGGAAGGTGCTCAGGTTTCACAGCCAAATGCCCTCGCTGAAGGGGATACAGTTGCCGTACCGCAGACAGATATTTCAATTGAAGAAGTTGGTACAGAACTTCGCCTACTCCCCGACGCTGTTACACTGCGTGAACTGGTTGATGGCCTCAATGCGCTTGGTGTGTCACCGCGAGACATGATTTCTATCCTGCAAGCCATAAAGGCGGCCGGCGCCATGCAAGCCGAAATCGAGGTGATATAA
- a CDS encoding rod-binding protein, with amino-acid sequence MTFQSLDISSGASQLFANGNIQSQASKLSAARANIELAKTNGESEKAARAAAEQFEAVFISQFLSPIFETLPTDGPFGGGHAESVYRGFMVEELGKSIAKNGGFGIADTVYKEILRLQTDGDAAIAQPSQSNASVAYQNANKLQEVSNAA; translated from the coding sequence ATGACGTTTCAATCACTAGATATATCAAGCGGTGCGAGCCAGCTATTTGCAAACGGGAACATCCAGTCCCAAGCATCAAAATTATCAGCAGCACGGGCTAATATTGAGCTAGCAAAAACAAACGGCGAAAGTGAAAAAGCAGCCCGCGCAGCAGCCGAGCAGTTTGAAGCTGTTTTTATTTCACAATTTCTCTCTCCAATTTTTGAAACGCTTCCAACCGATGGCCCTTTTGGTGGCGGCCACGCTGAGAGTGTTTACCGCGGTTTTATGGTTGAAGAACTTGGCAAATCCATTGCTAAAAACGGTGGATTTGGAATAGCGGACACAGTCTACAAAGAAATTTTACGCCTACAAACCGACGGTGATGCAGCAATAGCACAGCCATCACAATCAAATGCGTCTGTCGCATATCAAAATGCCAATAAATTACAGGAGGTATCCAATGCCGCTTGA
- a CDS encoding flagellin — translation MAFSVNVNEPALLALRALTNTNNDLSTTQERISTGLEIGSARDNAAIFSIAQQLRGDVRGLNAVRQSLDRGISTIDVALAASTAISDLLLELKERAVAAADAGLDQTSRDALSTDFVTLRDQISQIVANAEFNGSNLIDAGTDQIVAITNADATQTLNIAHENLTLGGGVIDIGPAQDIDTQAEAAAAVTDINNSIDQLNEVLTRFGAGATALEQSRTFNEQLQDVVEVGIGNLVDADLAQESANLQALQVRQQLGLQSLSIANQAPQAILSLFQ, via the coding sequence ATGGCCTTTTCAGTTAATGTAAACGAACCAGCGTTACTTGCACTTCGCGCTTTAACAAACACGAATAATGATCTTTCCACAACACAGGAGAGGATCAGTACAGGGCTTGAAATTGGGTCCGCACGGGACAACGCAGCGATCTTCTCAATCGCGCAACAGTTGCGCGGCGATGTCCGTGGTTTGAACGCTGTCAGACAATCGCTTGATCGCGGCATTTCCACAATTGATGTAGCCCTTGCAGCCTCAACAGCAATTTCCGATCTTCTCTTGGAGTTAAAAGAACGTGCCGTGGCAGCCGCCGATGCCGGCCTCGATCAAACAAGTCGGGATGCTCTTTCAACAGACTTTGTCACACTGCGTGATCAAATTTCTCAAATTGTAGCAAATGCAGAATTCAATGGCTCAAATCTGATTGATGCGGGCACCGACCAAATTGTCGCCATCACAAACGCCGACGCAACACAAACATTAAACATTGCTCACGAGAACCTTACACTTGGTGGCGGTGTTATTGATATTGGTCCAGCACAGGATATCGATACTCAGGCTGAGGCAGCAGCTGCCGTTACTGATATCAATAATTCCATCGACCAACTTAATGAAGTTCTAACACGCTTCGGAGCAGGTGCTACCGCATTGGAGCAAAGCCGGACATTTAACGAGCAGCTTCAGGATGTTGTTGAAGTCGGTATTGGTAACCTCGTTGACGCTGATCTCGCTCAAGAAAGTGCAAATCTACAAGCACTACAGGTTCGCCAGCAGCTTGGCCTTCAGTCACTTTCGATTGCCAACCAGGCACCACAAGCAATTCTATCTCTATTCCAGTAA
- the flbT gene encoding flagellar biosynthesis repressor FlbT, with amino-acid sequence MALKLSLKPNEKLILNGAVIANADRRATLIVHNKASILREKDIMKEEDVNSPAKRIYFPIMLMYMDGFQSKYYDEFALRMTEFMSVISTPEAIADCVKVSKDVMDKNFYKALVNCRKLIKFEAERMGQLES; translated from the coding sequence ATGGCATTAAAACTATCGTTAAAACCTAATGAGAAACTTATCCTGAATGGAGCGGTGATTGCCAATGCAGACCGCAGAGCAACCTTAATTGTTCACAACAAAGCCTCTATACTTCGCGAAAAAGATATCATGAAGGAAGAAGATGTAAATTCACCTGCAAAACGCATCTACTTTCCTATCATGCTAATGTATATGGACGGCTTCCAAAGTAAATATTACGATGAATTTGCCCTTCGCATGACCGAATTTATGAGCGTGATTTCAACCCCTGAAGCCATAGCTGACTGTGTTAAAGTTAGCAAAGATGTGATGGATAAAAACTTTTATAAAGCTCTTGTTAACTGTAGAAAGCTTATAAAGTTCGAAGCAGAGCGAATGGGACAGCTCGAAAGTTAA
- the flaF gene encoding flagellar biosynthesis regulator FlaF: MSYQAYQKTQQASETPSQVEYRLLAKVTTALMDAEKLHHMDQAAVKALDWNRRVWSTLATDCAIEGNQLPKEIRAGIISLSIWVSKHTTGVIRGKMQIAPLISVNKSIMAGLAKQAELQQQAAANSQQTITQTDTSL; encoded by the coding sequence ATGTCGTATCAGGCGTATCAAAAAACACAGCAAGCCTCAGAAACTCCTAGCCAGGTTGAATACCGACTATTGGCTAAGGTTACGACTGCCCTGATGGATGCGGAAAAGCTTCATCATATGGATCAGGCAGCTGTTAAAGCACTCGATTGGAATCGAAGGGTTTGGTCCACACTGGCCACTGATTGCGCAATAGAGGGTAATCAACTTCCTAAAGAAATTCGTGCCGGTATTATTTCCCTTTCTATTTGGGTTTCCAAACATACAACCGGCGTTATCCGGGGTAAGATGCAAATTGCCCCCCTGATAAGTGTGAATAAATCAATCATGGCCGGTCTTGCTAAACAAGCTGAACTTCAGCAACAAGCAGCGGCCAACTCACAACAAACCATCACTCAAACTGACACCTCTTTATAA
- a CDS encoding flagellin: MAFSVNTNAQAFIALQNLNTTNSALATTQNRVSTGLEVAGAEDSAARFTIAQGLRADVAGLNSVSGSLSNASSALDVALSATEAISDILIDLEELAVTASDDGLDADSRTALNAQFGELVGQISSIVSSAEFNGTNIISATPDNITALTSPTPGAATISINGVDLAAQAANLAAENLLGANGDNADSAITVITAATTAVNGALGSFGAGANRLSIQAEFTQSLSDTIEVGIGNLVDADLAQESANLQALQVQQQLGLSALSIANQAPSAILSLFG; this comes from the coding sequence ATGGCTTTTTCAGTTAACACAAACGCACAGGCTTTTATTGCATTGCAAAACCTTAACACAACAAATTCAGCACTTGCTACAACTCAAAACCGCGTTAGCACAGGTCTTGAGGTTGCTGGTGCTGAAGATAGTGCGGCTCGCTTCACTATCGCACAAGGTTTGCGTGCCGATGTTGCTGGTTTAAATTCAGTATCGGGCTCGTTAAGCAACGCCAGTTCCGCACTTGATGTTGCTCTTTCAGCTACTGAAGCAATTTCTGATATCCTTATCGACCTTGAAGAATTAGCTGTTACCGCATCTGATGACGGACTTGACGCAGATTCACGTACCGCTCTTAATGCGCAGTTCGGTGAACTAGTTGGTCAGATATCATCTATCGTTTCAAGCGCTGAATTTAACGGCACTAATATTATCAGTGCCACTCCAGACAACATCACAGCTTTAACTAGCCCTACGCCAGGAGCTGCAACGATCTCCATCAATGGCGTAGACCTGGCCGCTCAAGCAGCAAACTTGGCTGCTGAAAACCTACTGGGGGCAAACGGCGATAATGCTGATTCAGCAATTACTGTCATTACAGCTGCCACTACAGCAGTTAATGGTGCCTTAGGCTCTTTTGGTGCGGGTGCTAATCGTCTTTCCATTCAAGCAGAATTCACACAAAGTCTTTCCGATACTATTGAAGTTGGTATTGGCAACCTTGTAGATGCTGATCTTGCACAAGAATCTGCAAACTTGCAGGCCTTGCAGGTACAACAACAGCTTGGACTATCGGCGCTTTCAATCGCCAATCAGGCCCCAAGTGCAATTCTGTCACTGTTTGGATAA
- a CDS encoding flagellin: MAFSVNTNAGAFVALQNLNATNTALATTQNRVSTGLEVSGAQDSAARFTIAQGLRGDVAGLNAVSGSLSNASSALSVGLSATEAISDILIDLEELAVTASDDGLDAASRDALDAQFGELVGQISSIVSSAEFNGTNIISATPDNITALTSPTPGAATISINGVDLEAQATALAAVGLTGANGDNADAAITAITAATTAVNGALGSFGAGANRLEIQAEFTQSLSDTIEVGIGNLVDADLAQESANLQALQVQQQLGLSALSIANQAPGAVLSLF, translated from the coding sequence ATGGCTTTTTCAGTAAATACTAATGCAGGTGCGTTCGTTGCTCTGCAAAACCTTAATGCAACAAACACAGCCCTCGCAACAACTCAAAATCGTGTTAGTACTGGTCTTGAAGTATCAGGCGCACAAGATAGTGCCGCCCGTTTTACGATTGCGCAGGGTTTGCGTGGTGATGTTGCAGGTTTGAATGCTGTATCTGGCTCTTTGAGCAATGCAAGCTCTGCCTTATCTGTTGGACTGTCAGCTACAGAAGCTATTTCTGATATTCTTATTGACCTTGAAGAATTAGCTGTTACCGCATCTGATGATGGACTTGATGCTGCATCACGTGACGCGCTTGACGCTCAATTTGGCGAGCTAGTCGGCCAGATTTCATCTATCGTATCAAGTGCTGAATTCAATGGTACTAATATTATCAGTGCTACACCTGATAATATTACTGCTTTAACAAGCCCAACACCTGGTGCAGCAACAATTTCCATTAACGGCGTAGATCTGGAAGCCCAAGCAACTGCACTTGCAGCTGTTGGACTGACCGGTGCCAATGGTGATAATGCTGATGCTGCGATTACAGCAATCACAGCTGCAACTACCGCAGTAAATGGCGCTCTCGGATCTTTCGGTGCTGGTGCAAACCGGTTGGAAATTCAGGCAGAGTTTACTCAAAGTCTGTCAGATACTATCGAAGTTGGTATTGGTAACCTTGTTGATGCAGACCTCGCGCAAGAATCTGCAAACTTGCAGGCCTTGCAGGTACAACAGCAGCTTGGCCTATCGGCGCTTTCTATCGCCAATCAGGCTCCTGGTGCTGTCTTGTCACTATTCTAA
- a CDS encoding flagellar protein FlaG produces MAEINTSGSFAQGVSLRSTTANNTNITVPQSVETDVAPELAVPETSVADAISDREALQARRDALELDDSTDPLAQAAEAISEFIPDTEAFANTTLRIEQDEATGRFVYQSIDNASGEVLRQFPPEQILEFLAFYREPEGIVVDDEA; encoded by the coding sequence ATGGCAGAGATCAACACATCAGGAAGTTTTGCCCAAGGAGTGTCCTTGCGCTCAACAACCGCAAACAACACTAATATCACAGTACCACAATCGGTTGAAACCGACGTAGCACCAGAACTTGCCGTTCCTGAAACCAGCGTTGCAGATGCAATTTCTGACAGGGAAGCACTGCAAGCTCGCAGAGATGCTCTTGAGCTAGATGACAGCACAGACCCGCTTGCACAAGCCGCCGAAGCTATCAGTGAATTTATTCCTGATACGGAAGCTTTTGCAAACACGACACTTCGTATCGAACAAGACGAAGCTACAGGTCGGTTTGTGTATCAAAGCATTGATAATGCTTCTGGTGAGGTTTTGCGTCAGTTCCCACCAGAACAGATATTAGAGTTTTTGGCTTTTTATAGAGAACCCGAAGGTATTGTCGTAGACGACGAAGCCTAA
- a CDS encoding MoxR family ATPase produces the protein MSVDDPTQNTRFSGTDNYVATDDLKVAVNAAATLKRPLLIKGEPGTGKTVLAQEVAKAFNTDLIEWHIKSTTKAHQGLYEYDAVSRLRDSQLGDEKVKDIKNYIKRGKLWEAFTHDTTPVLLIDEIDKADIEFPNDLLLELDRMEFHVYETGETVKAVNRPLVIITSNNEKELPDAFLRRCFFHYIKFPDEATMLDIINVHYPDIKKELAREALSIFFDVRNVPGMKKKPSTSELLDWLKLLMSEDLPMDVLKSKDPKTLIPPLHGALIKNEQDIHLFERLAFMSKRA, from the coding sequence ATGTCAGTTGACGATCCAACACAAAATACACGTTTTTCAGGCACTGATAATTATGTAGCTACAGACGATTTAAAAGTGGCTGTTAATGCTGCTGCAACGCTGAAGCGCCCTCTTCTCATCAAGGGTGAGCCAGGCACAGGCAAAACTGTTCTCGCGCAAGAAGTTGCGAAGGCTTTCAATACAGACCTGATTGAATGGCACATTAAATCGACAACAAAAGCCCATCAGGGGCTTTATGAATATGATGCTGTGTCTCGACTTCGCGATAGTCAACTCGGTGACGAGAAGGTTAAAGATATCAAGAATTATATCAAACGCGGCAAACTGTGGGAGGCATTTACCCACGATACAACGCCTGTGTTATTAATCGATGAAATTGATAAGGCCGATATCGAATTTCCGAATGACCTTCTGCTTGAGCTCGATCGCATGGAATTTCATGTTTATGAAACCGGCGAAACCGTTAAGGCCGTTAATCGCCCCCTAGTTATTATTACATCGAATAATGAAAAAGAATTACCTGACGCGTTCCTGCGAAGGTGTTTTTTCCACTATATTAAATTCCCTGACGAAGCGACAATGCTTGATATTATCAACGTACACTATCCTGATATTAAGAAAGAGCTAGCCCGCGAAGCGTTGAGTATCTTTTTTGATGTCCGCAACGTTCCTGGCATGAAAAAGAAACCATCAACCAGCGAACTGCTTGATTGGTTAAAACTATTAATGTCAGAAGACCTTCCTATGGATGTTCTAAAGTCCAAAGATCCTAAAACGCTCATTCCGCCGCTTCATGGTGCATTGATTAAAAACGAGCAGGATATTCACCTGTTTGAGCGCCTCGCCTTTATGAGTAAACGTGCATAG